The genomic region CCGCCAGGTACAGCTCCAGCTTCGACGAGAAGTGTTGGTAGAGAACCGGCTTGCTCACGCCGGCCCGCTCGGCGATCTCGTCCATACCCGCCGCGTGGTAGCCGCGGTCGACGAAGACTTCGCTGGCAGCTTGAAGTAGCTGACCCCGCCGCTCATCGCGCGGCAGCCGGTTGCCGCGGCGGTTCAGCGTTTCGCCGCTGCCCCGTGCGGGCCTCCTCGCGGCGGTATTGGCGAGATCGCTCATCACGTCCTTCATCTGCTCGGTGTCGCAACGACACTACTACCGTTGCCAATGCGCGCACGTCAGGCACACCTGGGAGCATCTGGAGCGGCCGTGGCGCGCCGAGACTACGACGGCCCGTCGTTGTGTCATCCTGTTGCGGTGACCTACGACTCCCGCGCGCGGGGCGGCGAGATGGGTCCAGACGGCCGCGCATCACCGGCGGGCGCGACCCGGCTGCCCGTATTGCGCGACCAGTGGCGCGAACCGCTTCGCGCGCAGCGCGACCCGCTCGCGGCCGACTCCGGGCGGGTCAGGTCCAACCGCGACGAGCACCGCGGCGTCCGCAAGCAGACCTGGCTGGGCCGGTTCATCTCGACCTACGGCTGGCGCGCCTACGCGTTGCCGGTGCTGATCGTGGTGACCGTCGTCGTGATCTACCAGACCATCACCGGCACCAGCGCACCCGCGCCCAAGCAGGCCGAGGGGCCGGTGCAGGGCCCCCCGACGATCGGCGCGGCCGGTACCGCGATCATCGGCGCCCCACCGAAGGGGCTGACCGAGTTCGACGCCAACCTGCCGACCGGCATCCTGCCCGAGGGCGGTCCGTTCACCGAGGCCGGCGGCAGGAACTGGCGCATCGTCCCGGGCACGACGCCGCAGGTCGGGGAGGGCACCGCCAAGGTGTTCCACTACACGATCGAGATCGAGGACGGCATCGACACCGCCCCGTTCGGCGGCGACGACGCCTTCGCCCGGATGGTCAGCGAGACGCTGGCCAACCCGAAGAGCTGGACCCACAACCCGCAGTTCGCGTTCGCCCGGGTGGACGAGTCGTCGGGTATCGAGCCGGACTTCCGTGTGTCGTTGACCACACCGATGACCGTGCGGGAGGGCTGCGGCTACGACATCCCGCTGGAGGCCTCCTGCTACAACCCGTCCTACCTGGACGGCCAGCCCCGGGTGTTCATCAACGAGGCGCGCTGGGTGCGCGGCGCGGTGCCGTTCCAGGGCGACATCGGGTCCTACCGGCAGTACCTGATCAACCACGAGGTCGGCCACGCCATCGGCTACCAGCGCCACGAACCGTGCGGCGGCAACGATCAGCTGGCGCCGGTGATGATGCAGCAGACCTTCTCGACCAGCAACAACGACGCCGCCCGGTTCGACCCGCAGTCGGTCAAACCGGACAACTTCACCTGCAAACCCAACCCCTGGCCGTACCCCATCGCCTGAGGCGTGCCCCTTTTCTTTCGCGAGTGTGCGTGTTTGCACCCGACACGCCGCGAAATCTCGACACTTTGCGCACGCTCACCGCGCTGACCGGCAGGGAAGGGCCGGGGTCTCGTTGCCGTTGAATCCCTTACCTGCTGAGATGATCAGGAGACGTCAAACCAAGGAGATTTCGGTGTCGACACCGTTGCCGCCGCTGGTCGAACCGGCGGCTGAACTCACCCGCGAGGAAGTCGCGCGCTACAGCCGTCACCTCATCATTCCGGACCTCGGGCTGGACGGGCAGAAGCGGCTGAAGAACGCCCGCGTGCTGGTCATCGGCGCCGGCGGGCTGGGCTCGCCGACGCTGCTGTACCTGGCCGCCGCCGGCGTGGGCACCATCGGGATCGTCGAGTACGACGTCGTCGACGAGTCGAACCTGCAGCGCCAGATCATCCACGGCCAGTCCGACATCGGTCGGTCCAAGGCCGAGAGCGCCCGCGACTCGATCCGCGAGGTCAACCCGCTGGTCACGGTCAACCTGCACGAGTTCCGTCTGGAACCCGACAACGCGGTCGAGCTGTTCAAGCAGTACGACCTGGTCCTCGACGGCACCGACAACTTCGCCACCCGCTACCTGGTCAACGACGCCGCCGTGCTGGCGGGCAAGCCGTACGTGTGGGGCTCGATCTTCCGCTTCGAGGGCCAGGTGTCGGTGTTCTGGGAGGACGCCCCCAACGGTCTCGGTCTCAACTACCGCGACCTGTACCCGGAGCCGCCGCCACCGGGGATGGTGCCGTCGTGCGCCGAGGGTGGCGTGCTCGGCATCCTGTGCGCCTCGATCGCCTCGATCATGGGCACCGAGGCCATCAAGCTGATCACCGGTATCGGGGAGACGCTGCTGGGCCGGCTGATGGTCTACGACGCGCTGGACATGACCTACCGGACGATCAAGATCCGCAAGGACCCGTCGACCCCGAAGATCACCGAACTGATCGACTACGAGGAGTTCTGCGGCGTCGTCTCCGATGCCGCCGCCGCGGCCGCCGCCGATTCGACGATCACCCCGCTCGAGCTCAAGGAGATGCTCGACTCGGGCAAGCCGATCGCGTTGATCGACGTCCGCGAACGCGTCGAGTGGGACATCAACCACATCGACGGCGCCGAGCTGATTCCCAAGGGCGCCTTCGAGTCCGGTGAGGCCCTGGCCAAGCTGCCGACCGACCGCACCCCGGTGTTCTACTGCAAGACCGGGGTCCGTTCGGCGGAGGTGCTGGCCATCGCGAAACGCGCCGGGTTCTCCGACGCGATGCACCTGCAGGGCGGAATCGTCGCCTGGGGCAAGCAACTCGACCCCGACATGGTGATGTACTAACGGCTGGTTTGCCGCGGCGCAGCTTAGGCTGAGGTGGTGACAGTCGAACGGCCACCGGATCATGTGCTGGCAGCGTTCGGCCTCACCGGCGTCACGCCGGTCCAGCTCGGTGAGGGCTGGGAAGGGGGCTGGCGCTGCGGGGAAGTCGTGCTCTCGATGGTGGCCGACCACGCCCGCGCCGCCTGGTCGGCCAAGGTACGCGAGACGCTGTTCGTCGACGGGGTGCGGCTGGCCCGGCCGGTGCGCTCGACCGACGGACGTTACGTGGTCGCCGGTTGGCGCGCCGACACGTACGTCTCCGGCACCCCCGAACCCCGCCACGACGAGGTGATCTCGGCGGCCGTGCGCCTGCACGAGGCCACCGCCAAGCTGGAGAGGCCGCGGTTCCTGACCCAACCGCCGGTCGCGCCGTGGTCCGACGTCGACGTGTTCATCGCCGCCGACCGGGCCGCCTGGGAGGAACGGCCGCTGCACTCGCTGCCGCCCGGGGCCAAGGTCTCACCGGGCTCCGCCGACGGCGAGCGTTCCATCGAACTGCTCAACCAGCTCGCCACACTGCGCAAGCCGACCAAGAGCCCCAGCCAGTTGGTGCACGGGGATCTCTACGGCACAGTGCTTTTCGCGGGCACCGCGGCGCCCGGTATCACCGACATCATCCCGTACTGGCGGCCCGCGTCATGGGCGGCCGGGGTGGTCGTGGTCGATGCGCTGTCGTGGGGTGAAGCCGACGACGGCCTGATCGAGCGCTGGGCCTCGCTGCCGGAGTGGCCGCAGATGTTGTTGCGTGCCTTGATGTTCCGTCTCGCGGTGCACGCGCTGCATCCGCGGTCGACGGCCGCGGCGTTCCCGGGCCTGGCCCGCACCGCGGCGCTGGTGCGCCTGACGCTGTAGCCCAGCGGCCCGCCGAACTCTGCGTACAGGGTTGTGAATCGTCGGTCGCAACGACCGTCAATGCAATAACGAGCCGTCGCGAACGCGTCAGAACGAATGGCGCACCTCGCGCAGCGGGATCCGGCCGTCCTCGGCGAGCACCCCCTCGGCGCGCAGCAGGTCGAGTTGGCGGGTGCTCAGATGCGGGGCGGGCCGCCCCGACGCCCGGATCACCCGGTGCCACGGCAGATCCGACGAGTCCGTGCGCATGATCCAGCCGACGATGCGCGGGCTGGACAGTCCGGCCGCCTCGGCGATGTCGCCGTAGGTGGCGACCCGGCCCGGCGGAATCGACGCGACCAGCGCGCGCACCGTCTCGACCTGCTCGCCGGTGACCGGGGGCATCGTCTAGAACTGCTCCCGGATCAGCGCCGCCGTCTGCTCGGGCAGCGCCTGGGCCACCATGTGGTCGCAGTCCCACTCCAGCAGCCGGAAGTCGTCGCTGAGGTGCCCGGCCAGTTCCGCGATCAGCTCATCGGACGCGTACGGCGGCACGGTCCTGGTGGCGCGCACCAGCGTCGTGGGAATTCCCTTGGGCGGCAACACCGCCGGCCGCGCCAACTCGCTCCAGTACGACAGCGCCGCCGGGATGCTGATCCGCCAGCCGACCCGGCCGTTGGGCAGGTCGATGAGGTGCTCGTCGAGTTCGCGGTCCAGTTCGGCGGGCTCCACCTCACCCCAGGAGCCGTTGGCCTTCTCGGCGCGCGCCTCGGCGCGGTCGGTGTAGTCGGGGGAGGCGAACATGTCGTCGGCGATCTGGCGCATCCACTCGCCGTCCAGCCCGACCGCCGGATCCAGCAGTACCAGCCGCGACACCAGGTCCGGTCGGTCGGCGGCCAGCCGCAGCGCCAGCGCCCCGCCGAACGAGTGGCCGACCACCACGACGGGCCCCTCGCCGTCCACCACGGCGGCCAGCGCCGCCACGTTCGCGTCGATCGTCCACGGCGCCACCCACGACGAGTGCCCGTGTCCGATCAAGTCCGGTGCGACGATCGCGATTTCGGGCAGGTGGCGATCGGCCAGCGTCTGCCAGCGCTGCCCGTGGCCGGTCAGCCCGTGGATGGCCAGCACCTGGGCCGGGCCGGCGGGACCGAAGCGGTGCACGTTGAGGTGTTGGGTCACATCTGGTGATGCTGCCAGCATCCGGCGCCGTCCACTTGTCAGACCCCCGTGATGTCATGCATGCATGTCCGCACCGCAGACCGATCTCACCCCCGCCGCGCTCACCGAGCCCGGCGTCCGTGGCGTCGTGCGCCTGCTCGGCGGCGCGGGCAGCGGTAAGAGCACCCTGCTGGTCGACACCGCGGTCGCGCACATCGCCGCCGGCCTGGACCCGGAATCGGTTCTGCTGCTGACGGGCTCGGCCCGGCTCGGCTCCGAGGCCCGCGCCCGCATCACGGCGGCGCTGCTGCGGGCGGGCGGGCGCACCGTGGTCCGCGAGCCGCTGGTGCGCACCGTGCACTCCTACGCGTTCGCGGTGCTGCGGCTGGCCGCCCAGCGCAACGGCGACCCGCCGCCGCGGCTGATCACCGGCGCCGAACAGGACGGCATCATCCGCGAACTGCTCGCCGGTGACCTCGAGGACGGCGACCGCTCGCCGGTGGCCTGGCCTGCGCATCTGCGGCCCGCGCTGAGCACCGTTGGGTTCGCCACCGAGCTGCGCGACCTGCTGGCCCGCTGCACCGAGCGCGGGGTGGATCCGGTTGCGCTGCAGCGCATCGGCCGCCGCGCCGGCCGGCCCGAGTGGGTGGCCGCAGGCCGGTTCGCCCAGGCCTACGAGCAGATCATGCTGCTGCGCTCGGCGGTCGGCATGGCCGCCCCGCAGGCCAGCATCCCCGCGCTGGGGGCGGCCGAACTCGTCGGCGCCGCGCTGGAGGCGCTGGCCGCCGACCCGGACCTGCTCGCCGGTGAGCACGCCCGGATCAAGCTGTTGCTGGTCGACGACGCGCAGAACCTCGACCCGCAGGCGGCGCGGCTGGTGCGGGTGCTCGCGCGCGGCGCCGACCTCACCGTGCTGGCCGGCGACCCGAACCAGGCGGTCTTCGGATACCGCGGCGCCGATCCGGCCTTGCTGCGCGGTGACGAGCCGGCGGTCACGCTCACCGCGTCGCACCGCTGCGCCCCCGCGATCGCCGACGCGATCAGCGCGGTCGCGCGCCGCCTGCCCCGCAACGACGACGGGCGCGTGCTCACCGGCACGGACGGCCAGCCCGGGTCGCTGAGCGTGCGGGTGGCAGCGTCCCCGCACGCCGAGTCCGCGATGATCGCCGACGCGCTGCGCCGCGCCCATCTCGTCGACGGGCTGGCGTGGTCGCAGATGGCGGTGATCGTGCGGTCGGTGCCGCGGCTGGGTGCCGGGCTGGCCCGCACCCTGGCTGCCGCCGGGGTGCCGGTGGACACGCCGACGCCGACGACGCCGCTGGCCCAACAGCCGGCCGTGCAGGCGCTGCTGACCGTGCTGGCCGCCACCGCGCAGGGGCTGGACGCCGAGCGGGCGACCGCGCTGGTGACCGGTCCGATCGGGCGGGTCGACCCGGTGTCGCTGCGCCAGCTGCGCCGGGCGCTGCGCCGCGCCGACACCGCGCAGCCGCGCCGCACCTTCGACGAGCTGCTCATCGAGGCGCTCGAGAACGGCACCGACGGGTTGCCGGAGAACCTGGCCCGCCCGCTCGAGCGGGTGCGCAAGGTGCTGGCGGCCGCCAGGCGCAGCGCCGAGGACGGCGCCGACCCGCGCTACACGCTGTGGCAGGCCTGGCACCGCTCGGGCCTGCAGCGGCGCTGGCTGGCCGCCAGTGAGCGCGGCGGACCGGCGGGGGTGCAGGCCGACCGCGACCTCGACGCGGTCACCACGCTGTTCGACGTCGCCGAGCAGTACGTCACCCGCACCGCGGGCGCCTCGCTGCGCGGGCTCATCGACCACGTCGCCGCGCTGGGCACCCCGGCCCGCGAGGAGCGCGCCGACGCCGACGCCGTCACCGTGCTCAGCGCGCACGCCGCACTGGGCCGCCAGTGGGAGTTCGTCGTCCTGGCCGGGCTGCAGGAAGGACTGTGGCCCAACACGATTCCGCGCGGCGGCGTGCTGGCCACCCAGCAGCTGGTCGACATCCTCGACGGGGTCACCGACGGCACCGGGCAGGGCGTGTCGACCAGGGCGCCGGTGCTGGCCGACGAGCGGCGGCTGTTGATCGCCGCGATGGGCCGGGCCCGCAGCCGGCTGCTGGTCACCGCGGTCGACAGCGACAGCGGCGACGAGTCGATGCTGCCGTCGGCGTTCTTCTACGAACTCGCCGCCACCGCCGGAGACTCCGACGCCGACCTCACCGCACCGGTCGAGGCGCCGCGGGTGCTGTCCCCGGCGGCGGTGGTCGGGCGGCTGCGTTCGGTGGTGTGCGCCCCCGACGGTGCGGTTGATGACGCGCAACGCGCCTGTGCGGCAGTGCAACTGGCGCGGCTGGCGGAGGCGGGTGTGCCGGGCGCCGACCCGGCGCAGTGGCAGACGCTGACCCCGTTGTCCACCGAGGACCCGCTGTGGGACGGCGACGACCACACCGTGACCCTGTCGCCGTCGACGCTGCAGATGCTCACCGACTGCCCGCTGCGCTGGCTCTTGGAACGCCACGGCGGCGACGACGGCCGCGACGTGCGCTCGGCGGTCGGCTCACTGATCCACGAGCTGGTCTCCGACCCGGACCGCACCGAGAGCCAGATGCTCAACGAGCTCGAAAAGGTCTGGTCCAGGCTGCCGTTCGAGTCCCGGTGGTACGCCGACAACGAACTCACCCGCCACAAGACCATGCTGGCCACGTTCGCCGAGTGGCGGGACCGCACCCGCGGTCAGCTCACCGAGGTGGGCACCGAGATCGACGTCGACGGGGTCATCGGTGGAGATGCTGACGAGGGCCCGCAGGTGCGGGTGCGCGGCCGGATCGACCGGCTCGAACGCGACCGCGACGGCCGGCTCGTCGTGGTCGACCTCAAGACCGGCAAGAGCCCGGTCACCAAGGACGACGCACAGTGTCACGCCCAGCTGGCGATGTATCAGTTGGCGATCGCCGAAGGGCTGCTCGGCGACGGGGACACCCCCGGCGGCGGCCGGCTGGTCTACCTCGGCAAGACGTCCCGCGGCGGAGCCACCGAGCGGGAGCAGAACCCGCTGACGCCGGAGGCGCAGGCCGAGTGGCGCGAGACCGTGCAGCGCGCGGCCGCCGCGACCCGGGGCCCGGAGTTCGTCGCCCGGATCAACGACGGATGCGCGCACTGCCCGGTACGCAGGATGTGCCCGGCGCAGGCCGCGAAGGGAGGATGCTCGTGACCGCGCGGTACAGCCCCGCCGAGCTGGCGCAGGCGCTCGGCCTGCACACCCCCACCGACGAGCAGGCCGCCGTCATCGCCGCGCCGCCGGGTCCGCTGGTGGTCATCGCAGGCGCGGGGGCGGGCAAGACCGAGACCATGGCCGCGCGGGTGGTCTGGCTGGTCGCCAACGGCTACGCCCGCCCCGGCGAGGTGCTCGGCCTGACGTTCACCCGCAAGGCCGCCGGCCAACTGCTGCGCCGCGTGCGCACCCGGCTCGCCCGACTGGCCGGCGCGGGCATCGCCCCGCAGGCCGCCGGTGTCACCGACGAGCCGCCGACCGTCAGCACCTACCACGCGTTCGCGGGCACCCTGCTTCGCGAGTTCGGGCTGCTGCTGCCGGTGGAGCCCGAGACCCGGCTGCTGAGCGAAACCGAGTTGTTCCAGTTGGCGTTTCGGGTCGTGTGCGAGCACCCGGCACTGGAGACCGACAAGTCGCCGGCCGCCGTCACGAGGATGGTGACGCGGTTGGCCGGTCAGCTGGCCGAGCACCTCGTCGACACCGGGCAGCTGCG from Mycolicibacterium phlei harbors:
- a CDS encoding DUF3152 domain-containing protein, which encodes MGPDGRASPAGATRLPVLRDQWREPLRAQRDPLAADSGRVRSNRDEHRGVRKQTWLGRFISTYGWRAYALPVLIVVTVVVIYQTITGTSAPAPKQAEGPVQGPPTIGAAGTAIIGAPPKGLTEFDANLPTGILPEGGPFTEAGGRNWRIVPGTTPQVGEGTAKVFHYTIEIEDGIDTAPFGGDDAFARMVSETLANPKSWTHNPQFAFARVDESSGIEPDFRVSLTTPMTVREGCGYDIPLEASCYNPSYLDGQPRVFINEARWVRGAVPFQGDIGSYRQYLINHEVGHAIGYQRHEPCGGNDQLAPVMMQQTFSTSNNDAARFDPQSVKPDNFTCKPNPWPYPIA
- the moeZ gene encoding adenylyltransferase/sulfurtransferase MoeZ, which encodes MSTPLPPLVEPAAELTREEVARYSRHLIIPDLGLDGQKRLKNARVLVIGAGGLGSPTLLYLAAAGVGTIGIVEYDVVDESNLQRQIIHGQSDIGRSKAESARDSIREVNPLVTVNLHEFRLEPDNAVELFKQYDLVLDGTDNFATRYLVNDAAVLAGKPYVWGSIFRFEGQVSVFWEDAPNGLGLNYRDLYPEPPPPGMVPSCAEGGVLGILCASIASIMGTEAIKLITGIGETLLGRLMVYDALDMTYRTIKIRKDPSTPKITELIDYEEFCGVVSDAAAAAAADSTITPLELKEMLDSGKPIALIDVRERVEWDINHIDGAELIPKGAFESGEALAKLPTDRTPVFYCKTGVRSAEVLAIAKRAGFSDAMHLQGGIVAWGKQLDPDMVMY
- a CDS encoding TIGR02569 family protein, producing MTVERPPDHVLAAFGLTGVTPVQLGEGWEGGWRCGEVVLSMVADHARAAWSAKVRETLFVDGVRLARPVRSTDGRYVVAGWRADTYVSGTPEPRHDEVISAAVRLHEATAKLERPRFLTQPPVAPWSDVDVFIAADRAAWEERPLHSLPPGAKVSPGSADGERSIELLNQLATLRKPTKSPSQLVHGDLYGTVLFAGTAAPGITDIIPYWRPASWAAGVVVVDALSWGEADDGLIERWASLPEWPQMLLRALMFRLAVHALHPRSTAAAFPGLARTAALVRLTL
- a CDS encoding MGMT family protein, which codes for MPPVTGEQVETVRALVASIPPGRVATYGDIAEAAGLSSPRIVGWIMRTDSSDLPWHRVIRASGRPAPHLSTRQLDLLRAEGVLAEDGRIPLREVRHSF
- a CDS encoding alpha/beta fold hydrolase; its protein translation is MLAASPDVTQHLNVHRFGPAGPAQVLAIHGLTGHGQRWQTLADRHLPEIAIVAPDLIGHGHSSWVAPWTIDANVAALAAVVDGEGPVVVVGHSFGGALALRLAADRPDLVSRLVLLDPAVGLDGEWMRQIADDMFASPDYTDRAEARAEKANGSWGEVEPAELDRELDEHLIDLPNGRVGWRISIPAALSYWSELARPAVLPPKGIPTTLVRATRTVPPYASDELIAELAGHLSDDFRLLEWDCDHMVAQALPEQTAALIREQF
- a CDS encoding ATP-dependent helicase — translated: MSAPQTDLTPAALTEPGVRGVVRLLGGAGSGKSTLLVDTAVAHIAAGLDPESVLLLTGSARLGSEARARITAALLRAGGRTVVREPLVRTVHSYAFAVLRLAAQRNGDPPPRLITGAEQDGIIRELLAGDLEDGDRSPVAWPAHLRPALSTVGFATELRDLLARCTERGVDPVALQRIGRRAGRPEWVAAGRFAQAYEQIMLLRSAVGMAAPQASIPALGAAELVGAALEALAADPDLLAGEHARIKLLLVDDAQNLDPQAARLVRVLARGADLTVLAGDPNQAVFGYRGADPALLRGDEPAVTLTASHRCAPAIADAISAVARRLPRNDDGRVLTGTDGQPGSLSVRVAASPHAESAMIADALRRAHLVDGLAWSQMAVIVRSVPRLGAGLARTLAAAGVPVDTPTPTTPLAQQPAVQALLTVLAATAQGLDAERATALVTGPIGRVDPVSLRQLRRALRRADTAQPRRTFDELLIEALENGTDGLPENLARPLERVRKVLAAARRSAEDGADPRYTLWQAWHRSGLQRRWLAASERGGPAGVQADRDLDAVTTLFDVAEQYVTRTAGASLRGLIDHVAALGTPAREERADADAVTVLSAHAALGRQWEFVVLAGLQEGLWPNTIPRGGVLATQQLVDILDGVTDGTGQGVSTRAPVLADERRLLIAAMGRARSRLLVTAVDSDSGDESMLPSAFFYELAATAGDSDADLTAPVEAPRVLSPAAVVGRLRSVVCAPDGAVDDAQRACAAVQLARLAEAGVPGADPAQWQTLTPLSTEDPLWDGDDHTVTLSPSTLQMLTDCPLRWLLERHGGDDGRDVRSAVGSLIHELVSDPDRTESQMLNELEKVWSRLPFESRWYADNELTRHKTMLATFAEWRDRTRGQLTEVGTEIDVDGVIGGDADEGPQVRVRGRIDRLERDRDGRLVVVDLKTGKSPVTKDDAQCHAQLAMYQLAIAEGLLGDGDTPGGGRLVYLGKTSRGGATEREQNPLTPEAQAEWRETVQRAAAATRGPEFVARINDGCAHCPVRRMCPAQAAKGGCS